From one Tistrella bauzanensis genomic stretch:
- a CDS encoding sensor histidine kinase, whose translation MRHRLVSRLFPARRSARVRQIQRARSPRRRLPRRRIPLADSLSGRLLLLTIAFVVLGEVLIYLPSIARYRLVFLEARLASAHLASLALEDRDMAVTPGLEKTLLANGMVVSVTLTRPGGPVLMLGETAPAAMTVDLRDQTPYTLIRDAVDCLLKSEPRLIRVLGPAPMAPEMLVDVLFQERDLRDEMRAYSIRILTLTIVLSAIVAALLYAAIERMMVRPMRQMAAAVMAFREAPEDAGRLIPTTRRADEIGIVQRELAMMQQSVRRALDQKTRLAGLGAAVAKLNHDLRNLLSTALLNADRIEREASPAVRRLLPPMIAALERAIALCGRSLGFATTETPAPMRAPLDLAQVAAEVLATVEADPAPGIADPLVPVMDGGPAARVNALPAGLIATADHDLIYRILANLVRNALEAMQASPPPDGGHRLTLSAARHDDGIAIHVEDTGPGLAPKAAAHLFEAFTGSTKPGGTGLGLAIARDLARAHGGDVRLDRSGTGGSRFTLWLPAEA comes from the coding sequence ATGCGCCACCGCCTCGTCAGCCGGCTGTTTCCCGCGCGCCGTTCTGCCCGCGTCCGCCAGATCCAGCGCGCCCGGTCGCCCCGGCGGCGGCTGCCCCGGCGCCGGATACCATTGGCCGACAGCCTGTCGGGACGGCTGCTGCTGTTGACAATCGCCTTCGTGGTGCTGGGCGAGGTGCTGATCTATCTGCCCTCGATCGCCCGCTATCGGCTGGTGTTCCTGGAGGCGCGACTCGCATCAGCACATCTGGCCAGTCTGGCGCTGGAGGATCGCGACATGGCGGTGACACCGGGGCTGGAGAAGACCCTATTGGCCAATGGCATGGTGGTGTCGGTCACCCTCACCCGGCCGGGCGGCCCGGTGCTGATGCTGGGCGAGACGGCGCCGGCGGCGATGACCGTCGATCTGCGCGACCAGACCCCCTATACCCTGATCCGCGACGCGGTCGACTGCCTGCTGAAATCGGAACCGCGGCTGATCCGGGTGCTGGGGCCGGCACCGATGGCGCCGGAGATGCTGGTCGACGTGCTGTTCCAGGAACGTGACCTGCGCGACGAGATGCGGGCCTATTCGATCCGCATCCTGACCCTGACCATCGTGTTGTCGGCGATCGTCGCCGCCCTGCTCTATGCCGCAATCGAACGGATGATGGTGCGGCCGATGCGCCAGATGGCCGCCGCCGTGATGGCGTTCCGCGAGGCGCCCGAGGATGCCGGCCGGCTCATCCCCACCACCCGGCGCGCCGACGAGATCGGCATCGTGCAGCGCGAACTGGCGATGATGCAGCAAAGCGTGCGCCGGGCGCTGGACCAGAAAACCCGGCTGGCGGGGCTGGGTGCTGCCGTCGCCAAGCTGAACCACGACCTGCGCAACCTGCTCTCCACCGCCCTGCTCAATGCCGATCGCATCGAGCGCGAGGCCAGCCCCGCCGTCCGCCGGCTGCTGCCGCCGATGATCGCGGCGCTGGAACGGGCGATCGCGCTGTGCGGCCGGTCGCTGGGCTTCGCCACCACCGAAACCCCGGCGCCGATGCGCGCGCCGCTCGATCTGGCGCAGGTGGCGGCCGAGGTGCTGGCGACGGTCGAGGCCGATCCCGCCCCGGGCATCGCCGATCCGCTGGTGCCGGTGATGGATGGCGGCCCGGCCGCCCGGGTCAATGCCCTGCCCGCCGGGCTGATCGCCACCGCCGATCACGATCTGATCTATCGCATTCTGGCCAATCTGGTCCGCAACGCGCTTGAGGCCATGCAAGCGAGCCCACCGCCCGATGGCGGCCACCGCCTCACCCTGTCGGCGGCCCGCCATGATGACGGCATCGCCATCCATGTCGAAGACACCGGCCCCGGTCTGGCGCCAAAGGCGGCGGCGCATCTGTTCGAAGCCTTCACCGGATCGACCAAGCCCGGCGGCACCGGTCTTGGCCTTGCCATCGCCCGCGATCTGGCCCGCGCCCATGGCGGCGATGTCCGTCTGGACCGCAGCGGCACCGGCGGCAGCCGCTTCACGCTGTGGTTGCCGGCAGAGGCCTGA